The Haloprofundus salinisoli region CCGTTCGCGGAACTGCTTTCCGGTGACGGGCTGTTCGCCCGGGCGACCAAATTCGTCGTCACGTTCGTGCTCGTTTACGGCGTGGGTCGGGTGGCCGTCGAACCGCTGTTGGTTCGGGCGGTCAGGGCGCGAAACGAGAACAACCCGACAGTCGTCGGTGCGGTCGAACTCTACCTCCGCATCGGCGTCGTGGCCGTCGCGTTCGGCGCGGCGCTGGGGGCGGCCGGGTACACGCGGGTGCTGACGGGGTCGACCATCGCCGTCGCCATCGTCTCGCTGACGGTGGGTGTCGCCGGGCGAGAGGTGCTCGGGACGCTCGTCGGCGGGTTGTTTCTCGTGACCGACCCGGACTTCAACGTCGGCGACTACATCGCGTGGGGCGACACCGAGGGCGTCGTCGAATCCATCGGCTTTCGGGTGACCCGCGTCCGGACCGTCGACAACGAGATAATCAGCGTTCCGAACACGGAACTGACGACGAACGTCATCACGAAGCCGTACGGACAGAACCAGTTCCGCATCAACGAGGAGGTGGGCGTCTACTACGAGGAGGATGTAGAGGAGGCCATCGGGATTCTGCGCGACGAGGCGGTGACTGACCCGGCTATCCTCTCGAACCCTCAACCGAAGATTCGCGTCACCGGCTTCGAGGGCGACCACATCCGGCTGCAGGTGCTGTTCTGGGTTTCGGAACCGACGCGGCGGACGGTACTCGACACGTTCTCGGACTACGCCCGCCGGGTCCAGGTGCGGTGTGAGAACGCCGGAATCACGCTCGGTGCGACCTCCGCGGTAGATATGGGCGGTGACCTCGCGGTCGAACGCGCCGGCGAGTGAGCACGGCGGGTCGCGGTCGACCGCTCGGCGGCGGTCGGGAAACGACGGGGCGTTGACGAGCGAAGCGGGCGAGCGGCCGTGATGAACGAAGCGAAGCAACGGAGTCTCCGCGAGCGAAGCGGGTGGAGGCTCGTCGTGAGTGAAACGAAACGACGGAATCTCCGCGCCGCGTTCGACCTGCGCCGCGCGGAGAGCGGTTCGTTCGAACCGGCGAGACGGACGCAGATTCGAGTAGCGGGGTGAAAGAAGGAATCTGAGGCCGTCTCGCCGAGGAGAAAAGAGGACGCTTAAGTAGCTCGACTAAGTAGGCTTTTGCACTATGGCGAACGGCAAATACGCCGCACGCAAACTCAAGAAGGACCGTCAGAAGCGACGATGGTCCGACTCCGAGTACGCGCGGCGCGAACGCGGTCTTCGGAAGAAATCGGACCCCCTCGAAGGTGCACCGCAGGCGCGGGGCATCGTCCTCGAGAAGGTCGGAATCGAAGCGAAGCAGCCGAACTCGGCGATTCGTAAATGCGTCCGTGTTCAGCTCATCAAGAACGGCAAGCAGGTCACGGCATTCTGCCCCGGCGACGGTGCCATCTCGTTCATCGACGAGCACGACGAGGTGACCATCGCGGGCATCGGTGGCGCGAAGGGTCGCGCCATGGGTGACCTCTCCGGTGTCAACTACAAGGTAGAGAAAGTCAACGGCGTCGCGATGCTCGAGCTCGTGCGCGGCAACGCGGAGAAACCGGTACGCTAAGATGTCGGACGCAGAGAGCGAAACCCCCGAACCCGAGGCACCGGCCGACAGCGAGGAAGCGCAGGCGAGCGCGCTGCTGTTCGGCGTCTGGGACGTCTCCGAGATCGAGTACACGGACCCCAGCACCCAGCGCTACCTCAACGTGACGCCCATCGCGCACACGATGGGTCGCCACGCCTCCAAGCAGTTCCGCAAGTCCGAGATTTCGGTCGTCGAGCGCCTCATCAACCGCCTGATGCAGAGCGAGGACAACACGGGCAAGAAGCAGAAGGCGCTCGGCATCGTCCGCGACGCCTTCGAGCTCGTCCACGAGCGCAGCGAGGAGAACCCCGCCCAAGTGCTCGTCCGCGCCGTCGAGAACGCCGCACCCCGCGAGGAGACCGTCCGCCTGAAGTACGGCGGTATCTCGGTCCCGAAAGCCGTCGACGTCGCCCCCCAGCGCCGCGTCGACCAGGCGCTGAAGTTCATCGCCGACGGCGTCGCCTCCGCGAGCTACAAGTCGACGACTTCGGCCGCCGAGGCGCTCGCACAGCAGCTTCTCGGCGCTGCAGAGTACGACGTTCAGTCGTACCCCATCAGCCAGAAAGAAGAGCGCGAGCGCGTCGCCGCCGCGGCTCGCTAATCTGCAGTCTTTCTCTTTCGTTTTTCGCGCCGGTGAGCGGTGCGGCCGTCGTTTAGCCCGTTAAACGGAGCAAATCGCGTGACTTCTCAGTCGGCCGCCTGCGGCCCGCCGCTGCTACCGACGGCGTACGACCGGGTCACGTCGACGAGCGCCTTGCGGTAGTCGCTGGCGGTCGTCTCGACGGCGAGCGAGCGGAACTGGCGCCTGAACTCGTCGACGCGGACGTTCGGGGCGTCGTCGTCGGCGGCGTGCGCGAGGTCGTACAGGCGGTGGTCGTCGTCGACGAGCTCGTGTCGCTCGACGAGCGCGAGCGCGAACGCCGCGTTGACCGCGGTGATTTCGGGGTCGGAGGCGGCGGTGGTCCGCGTCCAGTCGGCGCGTGGAACGGCCGTCGGCTGGTCGGCCAGCGCCGCCGCCAACTGCGATTCGAGGAAGTACACCAGTTTCTCCGCCGGGGCGACCGAGATGGTGATGTCGTCGGCGTAGATGTCCTTCATGTGGTTGGCTATCTGGTAGCAGTGTACGAGTTTACGGCGCTCGACGCTCCGCCCTGTCAGCGCGAGGTAGAGCGCCTCCTCAGTCGACTGGACGTGGGAGGGGTGCGACTGCTCGTAGCGGGCCATGTGAGAGAACTCGTGGAGAGCGAGTTCGCGCGCCATCGCGCTCGTCGCGGCCTGTCGTGAGATGTTCAACACGTGGTAGTCGCCGGCGGCGTTGCTGTAGTGGCCCGCCCACGTTCGCTCGTCGGGGTCGTCTCTGACTCGGACGTGAACCGGCCACGACAACTCATACTCCGTCTCTAAGAGGTCTGCCGCGCTGAGAAAGGCGTCGGGGGCGGCAGACCCCTGCACGCGAAGATCCATGCGTAATAGTGACATGGTCTGAGATAGTATGACTCTTGTGCCGCGCGTCGCGTGAAGACGGAAACGGCGTATCGACTACGCGACGAGTCGCCGAACTGGTGGTTCGGCCTGATTTTCGGGTTCTTTGCTAAGTGGTACGTACCCACACGGAGCCGTGTTAAACGGCCGTTTTCGACGGATTCGGCGTCGGAAAAACACTACCCTTTTGACCCTCCTGCCGGTAGGGGCATTCATAATGGGCCGACGAAAGAAAATCGTACAGGAATGTGAGAAACTGATGGACAAGCCGGAGCAGATCCGGAACATCGCCATCGCCGCTCACGTCGACCACGGGAAGACGACACTTTCGGACAACCTGCTGGCCGGTGCCGGCATGATCTCCGACGCGACTGCGGGACAGCAGCTCGCGATGGACACCAAAGAGGACGAACAGGAACGCGGCATCACCATCGACGCCGCGAACGTCTCGATGACCCACGAGTGGAACGGCGAAAACCACCTCATCAACCTCATCGACACGCCGGGCCACGTCGACTTCGGTGGTGACGTGACGCGCGCGATGCGCGCCGTCGACGGTGCGCTCGTGGTCGTCGACGCCGTCGAGGGCGCGATGCCCCAGACGGAGACGGTGCTCCGACAGGCGCTCCGCGAGGGCGTCAAGCCGGCGCTGTTCATTAACAAGGTCGACCGCCTCATCAACGAGCTCCAGGAAGGGCCCCAGGAGATGCAGGAGCGTCTCCTCGACGTCATCACCGACGTCAACGAGCTCATCCGCGGCATGACCGAGGAGAAAGAGTACGACTGGACCGTCTCCGTCGAAGAGGGGACCGTCGCCTTCGGCTCCGCACTGTACAAGTGGGGTGTCTCCATCCCATCGATGCAGGAGACCGGCATCTCCTTCGGCGACATCATCGAGATGGAGGAGTCGGGCAACCGCGAGGAGCTCCACGAGCGCACGCCGCTTTCGGACGTCGTCCTCGACATGGTCGCCGAGCACTTCCCGGACCCGCTCGACGCCCAGCCCCGCCGTATCCCGACTATCTGGCGCGGCGACTCCGAATCCGAACTCGCAGAGCAGATGCGCCTCGTCGACGACGAGGGCGAGGTCGTCTTCATGTCGACGGACATCTCGATGGACCCCCACGCGGGCGAAATCGCCACGGGTCGTCTCTTCTCCGGAACGCTCGAGAAAGGCCAGGAGCTGTACGTCTCCGGCACCGCGGGCAAGAACCGCGTCCAGTCGGTCGGTATCTTCATGGGTGACTCCCGCGAGGAGGTGAGCCGCGTTCCGGCCGGCAACATCGCCGCCGTCACCGGCCTCCGCGACGCCATCGCCGGGTCCACGGTGTCCAGCGTCGAGATGACGCCGTTCGAGTCCATCGAACACATCTCCGAGCCGGTCATCACCAAATCCGTCGAGGCGACGAACATGGACGACCTGCCGAAGCTCATCCAGACGCTCCAGCAGGTCGCCAAGGAAGACCCGACCATCCGCGTCGAGATCAACGAGGACACCGGCGAGCACCTCATCAGCGGACAGGGCGAACTCCACCTCGAGGTCATCACTCAGCGCATCCGCGACAACCAGGGCATCCCGGTCCACACCGGCGAGCCCATCGTCGTCTACCGCGAGGCTCCCCAGCAGCAGTCGCGCGAGGTCGAGGGTGTCTCCCCGAACCGCCACAACAAGTTCTACATCACCGCCGAGCCGATGTCGCAGGACATCGTCGACGCCATCAAGCTCGGTGAGGTGGCGATGGACATGCCCGAGCTGGAGCGCCGCGAAGCGCTGCAGGAAGCCGGCATGGACAAGGACACCTCCCAGAACGTCGAACACATCTTCGGCACGAACATCCTCATCGACGACACGAAGGGTATCCAGCACCTCAACGAGACGATGGAGCTCGTCATCGAGGGTCTCGAAGAGGCGCTCGACGACGGTCCATTGGCGGCGGAGCCGGTGCAGGGTACGCTGCTGCGTCTGCACGACGCGCGTCTCCACGAGGACACCATCCACCGCGGTCCCGCGCAGGTCATCCCGGCGGTCCGCGAGGCGGTCCACCGTTCGCTCATCGACTCGCAGATCAAACTGCTCGAGCCGATCCAGAACGTCCGCATCGACGTCGCCTCCGACTACATGGGCTCGGCCTCCGGCGAGATTCAGGGTCGCCGCGGCCGCGTCGACGACATGTACCAGGAAGGTGACCTCATGGTCATCGAGGGTATCGCGCCCGTCGAAGAGATGATCGGGTTCTCCTCGGACATCCGCTCTGCGACCGAGGGTCGCGCGTCGTGGAACACCGAGAACGCCGGCTTCCGCGTGCTCTCGGACAGCCTCCAGCGCGACAAGATTATGGAGATCCGCGAGCGCAAGGGGATGAAGCTCGAGCTCTCGCCGGCCATCGACTACATCTAAGCGCGACCGATCGCGCGCTTCTCTCCTTCTTTCGCGGCCCCGAGCGGCGGCCACGCCGCTATCGACCGACGTCGGTCAGAATTGCGAGTGACGAAGAGTTATAACCCACGTAGCGTCAGAAGCGTAGTATGCGGATTGGCGCACACCAGCCGCGGCGTATCGACACGGAGCCACAAAGCGACCGCTCCCT contains the following coding sequences:
- a CDS encoding 30S ribosomal protein S7, which translates into the protein MSDAESETPEPEAPADSEEAQASALLFGVWDVSEIEYTDPSTQRYLNVTPIAHTMGRHASKQFRKSEISVVERLINRLMQSEDNTGKKQKALGIVRDAFELVHERSEENPAQVLVRAVENAAPREETVRLKYGGISVPKAVDVAPQRRVDQALKFIADGVASASYKSTTSAAEALAQQLLGAAEYDVQSYPISQKEERERVAAAAR
- a CDS encoding 30S ribosomal protein S12, translated to MANGKYAARKLKKDRQKRRWSDSEYARRERGLRKKSDPLEGAPQARGIVLEKVGIEAKQPNSAIRKCVRVQLIKNGKQVTAFCPGDGAISFIDEHDEVTIAGIGGAKGRAMGDLSGVNYKVEKVNGVAMLELVRGNAEKPVR
- a CDS encoding DUF5781 family protein; this translates as MDLRVQGSAAPDAFLSAADLLETEYELSWPVHVRVRDDPDERTWAGHYSNAAGDYHVLNISRQAATSAMARELALHEFSHMARYEQSHPSHVQSTEEALYLALTGRSVERRKLVHCYQIANHMKDIYADDITISVAPAEKLVYFLESQLAAALADQPTAVPRADWTRTTAASDPEITAVNAAFALALVERHELVDDDHRLYDLAHAADDDAPNVRVDEFRRQFRSLAVETTASDYRKALVDVTRSYAVGSSGGPQAAD
- a CDS encoding mechanosensitive ion channel family protein, with the translated sequence MGDVAALQVAAPFAELLSGDGLFARATKFVVTFVLVYGVGRVAVEPLLVRAVRARNENNPTVVGAVELYLRIGVVAVAFGAALGAAGYTRVLTGSTIAVAIVSLTVGVAGREVLGTLVGGLFLVTDPDFNVGDYIAWGDTEGVVESIGFRVTRVRTVDNEIISVPNTELTTNVITKPYGQNQFRINEEVGVYYEEDVEEAIGILRDEAVTDPAILSNPQPKIRVTGFEGDHIRLQVLFWVSEPTRRTVLDTFSDYARRVQVRCENAGITLGATSAVDMGGDLAVERAGE
- a CDS encoding elongation factor EF-2 yields the protein MGRRKKIVQECEKLMDKPEQIRNIAIAAHVDHGKTTLSDNLLAGAGMISDATAGQQLAMDTKEDEQERGITIDAANVSMTHEWNGENHLINLIDTPGHVDFGGDVTRAMRAVDGALVVVDAVEGAMPQTETVLRQALREGVKPALFINKVDRLINELQEGPQEMQERLLDVITDVNELIRGMTEEKEYDWTVSVEEGTVAFGSALYKWGVSIPSMQETGISFGDIIEMEESGNREELHERTPLSDVVLDMVAEHFPDPLDAQPRRIPTIWRGDSESELAEQMRLVDDEGEVVFMSTDISMDPHAGEIATGRLFSGTLEKGQELYVSGTAGKNRVQSVGIFMGDSREEVSRVPAGNIAAVTGLRDAIAGSTVSSVEMTPFESIEHISEPVITKSVEATNMDDLPKLIQTLQQVAKEDPTIRVEINEDTGEHLISGQGELHLEVITQRIRDNQGIPVHTGEPIVVYREAPQQQSREVEGVSPNRHNKFYITAEPMSQDIVDAIKLGEVAMDMPELERREALQEAGMDKDTSQNVEHIFGTNILIDDTKGIQHLNETMELVIEGLEEALDDGPLAAEPVQGTLLRLHDARLHEDTIHRGPAQVIPAVREAVHRSLIDSQIKLLEPIQNVRIDVASDYMGSASGEIQGRRGRVDDMYQEGDLMVIEGIAPVEEMIGFSSDIRSATEGRASWNTENAGFRVLSDSLQRDKIMEIRERKGMKLELSPAIDYI